The Strigops habroptila isolate Jane chromosome 20, bStrHab1.2.pri, whole genome shotgun sequence genome segment ttcatcagggactggagtgacaggacaaggggtgatgggttcaaactgaaacgggaagttcaggttagacataaggaagaagttctttactgtgagggtgctgaggcgctggcacagggtgcccagagaagctgtggctgccccatccctggcagtgttcaaggccaggttggacacaggggcttggagcaacctgctctagtggaaggtgtccctgcccgtggcaggggttggagctggaggagctttaaggtcccttcaacccaaaccattccctgatTACCTAAAAGGTTTCCTCCCCCCACATTCCTCAAAAGAAACCGGGAACCGCGCTATCCCTGTGGGAGCAGGAttccagaggaagaaagaggtgATAAAATCAAGTATTTGATGTTGAAGTAAACAGAGCTGCATTGTTCATCCCAACTGGAGGTTTGACTACAAACACCAGAAGTCCTGGCACCGAGCGCTTGGGAGGCAGCGCCTGCTTCCTGCACCCCTTGTGATCTCTGTGTGCGCAAGCTGGTGTCCCgtgggagcaggctggggaaGACAAGCCCTGCTTTGGGCTGGTGtgtcctgcagccctggcacacCAGCACGGGGCTGGGAGGGACACGCTGAGGTGGGTTTCATGAAGCCCTTGTCATCGTTGAGCTTGGGCAGGTGAATGGAGAGGTTCAGGGAGCTTTGCTCGGACCAAGTGACATCTCCTCTTGGGACTGGTTTTAGAGCAGGTCTCAGAGACACTTTGATCAATGGATTCAAACCCTTCCGCACGTCTCTTTATCCTCCACTTCCAAAGAATTCCAACCTGCCGTGGCCCAGATCCTCCTGCGATCCCCTCGGAGCCATGGTTCAGGGCTTTGGGAGGCCCGTGCTGTCTCCAGGCTCGGCTCCGGTGCTGGCTGCTCTGAGCACTGTGTTCGTTCCCTGTTTACTTGCATCTTGCCGGGTGTGAAGCCGAAGCCTTGGCTCCCAATGGAGTCGAGAGACAATCCTGCTGCTTGGGTTTTCCAGCCAGCACTGGGGCTGGAGCCGTGTGCTGTGActgaaggagctgctgcagctcctgttgGGTGAGGAACACCCTGGCTAAGGCGTGctttgggaggggaggagatgcTCGGAGCTGCAGTGGGGCAGTGTTAGCAAAGAGCCGCGTCTTTCTGATGTGTTTTGAGCTGTTCCTGCCACCTCCTTTCTCTTGCAGATGCCGTCTGGACCCTTTCTGTCCTGGAGACTTACTCCATGAGATACAAGGAGCTGTGAGCAGTTAGAACCGTGCCTGATTCCTTCTCCCTTGTTCTTTGTCTGCAGCTGGTCAGTGAGAAGGTCGGAGGGGCTGAAGGGACCAAGCTCGACGATGACttcaaggaaatggaaaaggtgaGTAGGGAACAAGAGAGAGCGTCTAAAATCACCCAGGTAACTCCTCTGTGAGCCTGCCAAAGCCCTGAGCTGCtcttcactgctgctgggtCCCCTTGTCTTCCCTGCAGAAAGTGGACCTGACCAGCAAGGCAGTTACAGAAGTATTGACCAGAACAATAGAGTACCTCCAGCCAAACCCAGGTGAGTGCCTGGACCTCTCCtgtccccttccctctgccacaGAATTccagggaaagaggaagagggggaagagagacACCAGAGAGAACCTTTTGGGCCCTGAGATGCTGGTCACCAGCCCACACTGGGCGCAGGTGAAGATCCACATACACCCCTCTTGCCCTGGGCTGTGTTCCTGGGCTGTAAGAGGCTGCTGTTGAACAGGGAAAGAACAGACACATCTTTCCCCTTGGACCTGGAGAGGTGCTGGAGGGGACCTGTTTTTCCTGGGATATCCAGGAAAATTAGCATGTCTGGGCTGGGAAGGGGTGGCTGCCTCTGTAGGCATCACCTCTGGAGCCTGCTGCCCTGCGTGCTTCCAGCCAGCTCCTTCAGAGCGCTCTGGGGaccatggcagggctggggaaacTCCTTTGGCCCTCAGTGGTGAGCTCTGGGCAACTGTTTTTGCTCTCTTGGAAAAGAACCTGCTCTTTTCCACGGCGAGCGCCGTCTCTGGGAGCTGCAGACAATGGGGCTGCTTGGCTTTGGGTGTAGCTCGAAACCCAAACCcgctggcagcagccagcagcttcTGCCAAGCACGAGGGAGTTGCAAACACGGCCGGGGCTGTTTGTGTGCCAGCTTCCAGGGCCAAGCTGACCATGCTGAACACCATGTCCAAGATCCGCGGGCAGGTGAAGAACCCCGGTTACCCGCAGTCGGAGGGGCTGCTGGGCGAGAGCATGATCCGCTACGGGAAGGAGCTGGGCGAGGACTCCAACTTCGGTGAGTGCCCGAAGCACGCGGCAGGGTGGGCGCCGCGGCAGGGcccagctgctggtgctggaaaTTCGGGAAGGGCTGTTGGGAGTCACCCAACGGGACGTGGCGGGGGCTTaaaagggggctacaaggatgctggggaggggctcttcatcaggggctggagcgataggacaaggggtgatgggtttaaacttgaACAGAAGAAGTTCGGGTTAGgtctaaggcagaagctcttccctgtgagggtgctgaggcgctggcacagacttttcccagagaagctgtggctgccccatccctggcagtgttcaaggccaggttggacacaggggcttggagcaacctgctctagcggaaggtgtccctgcctggggcaggggttggagctggaggagctttaagatcccttcaacccaaaccagtgtgattctatgaaagactTCCACCCggggcagcagggaaggggtgAGCAGTGTCCTGGATCCCAATCCGTGGCATTAGATGCAAAACTACCTCCTAATACTTTCTTATTCAACACTGAGTTAAGCTTGCATGTAGGAAAAACTGCTGCCTTGCTTCAGAAGTGACTAATGTGGAAACTGGATTGAGCGAGAGTCAgggggtgctgctgcagtttccaGCTAgagccctgccacaggcaggctgcagccaggaaaCCCTTTCGCATGTGActtgtggggaggaggaggaggagggtgaagCCTTTTGGTGACATCAGTTTTAATCCACTGAAACATCAGCCTGTGCACGTGAGGGCGCGGGTGCATGCACATCTGTCCCATGGCCTCCGGTGCAGGGAGGAGCTTCCTTGCCTCACAGAATGGAAAAGCTCTGGCTGCTTTGTGGGAACACCAAAGGATTCTCCAGAGTGTCTCTGGCCCCCTCGGAGCCCTGCAGGAACTGGAGCTGTGACAAGGGAGAAGGAAGCTTTTAGCAGAACACACCAAAGCTGATTTCCTTTAATAGCCTCTCTTGAAAGCACCACTTAACCTGATAGATGCCCATGTTAGGACCACATCCCTCCCTAGGACACCTTATCTATAGTGGCCACGATTGAAAGGACTCTTCTTGTGTAGTTCTTTTTCCAGCTGGACGGTGGAATGAGGTTTCACTTTACCCTCTGTTTCACTTGTGTACTCTCCTGTGCTAATGGCATGCTGGAATGGTTGGGTTGCCAAAGCTGCACAGGAATAATTTCATCTAGAAATGGTTTCCACTGGAATTAAAAGCCAAGAGTaaatctgctttgctgcagcttcagTGGCATTGTGGCAGGAGCCTCAGGaaagcatgaaatgaaataGGTTTCAATGAGCAACTTTGAGCTCTGGCATTCAGAAGAGAGCGGGTTGGCTGCAGACGCTGACCTGAAGGTAGAGGTTAGTGTCTGAAGTGGAGGAAAGGCTGCAGgtttgctgccagcagctggggaaaCCTGAAAAGTTGGTCAGAGCACTCAGGGCTTCAGTGTCCCAACAGAAGCATGGATCAGACCGAGCacacccctgccctgggctcctcctgcctcccgTGGCCAAGGAGCAGGGCAAGGTTAAAGCCCTGCACGGCCAATTGGCAGCTCCGCGACTCCCTGAGCTAAAAGAGAGcttgaaaatgctgctttaaaaagcatttatcccttttccttctcccaggtCCTTGGTAGAGATTGTTGCTGCTTTCCAGAGTTACAAAGGAAGCATGTTAGTGAAGTGTCTTGTGTGGAGCTGGTACGAAGAGGCAGTTGCCAGCTCTCAGGCCCTTTGCTCTGTGCCAGGCTCAGAGGTTTGCTCCAGAGAGGAATGGGGGGCACTGGATGGGGGGCAGAGTGGCTCTGCATGCAGCCAGCACCCACTGGGCTCTGTTTAACTGCCTGGCCCCTTCTCCgttctcccttcctctccctcttcccttgcTCTCCCCACTGGCAGGCGACGCGCTGCTGGATGCTGGCGAATCCATGAAGCGGTTGGCTGAGGTGAAGGACTCGCTGGATATTGAAGtcaaacagaattttattgATCCCCTCCAGAACCTGTGTGACAAAGACCTGAAAGAGATCCAGGTAACGCCGCCGTGGGTCGCTCTCCTCCTCATCTCTCTTGTTTCTGGCCTCTCCTGGCTGGCAGGAACACGTAACGCTGGCTCTGCCGCGGTGAGAACCAAGGACTCACACAAGCAGCGGGTCTGTTCCCTGCACCGTGTGTGCTTTCCCTCTGCACACTCACCAGTAttccctccctgctcagcactgctgctgctcctgagcAGCTCCTAAGGCTGGATGCAGGTTTAAATGGTTCTTCAATGACCATGGTTTATGGAGGTTACATCCCAGCGTATGCTCCGGCCTTGCTGAATTTGGTTCTTTGTGCTGTGAGCTCCCAGCCCTGTTGCATTTGGGCTGCCTGGCATTATCCTTCACAGTGCTCTTTACAGCTCTTGGCTCTATTCTGTCAGTAGCCTGGATGCTGTACCATAACTTCCAAGTTAGGAGCAAGCTTCCCTCTAGGTCTCTTATGCAGCATCTCAAGAAGGTCTTGAGATGTCTCGCTGGGGAGACATGGAGCTTGGTAGCTGCCATGTGCTACCACAGAGACACGTCTGTGCAAAGCACAGCCAGGGCTTTGCAGCAGGATTCAGCCCAACCTGTACGTCACCAGAGAGCTCTCTCAAGTGAATTTCCACTTGCAGTGCTGCCCCAGATAACATAACTGCCAGCTCCTGTTGCAGGGCTTATCTGTACTCCAGTCCTGCAGGCTGCCAGTTGAaacagccctgccctgggcgCTCAGTGCCCAGAACCTGCCTCCCAATTCCTCATCTCCAGACATCCCCACAGCTCTTGGGGAGCTGAAAGTGGCGCTCCAGCTCCTCGCCATGCAGAGGGCTTTGCATGGGGAGCACCCCCTGTGCTGTTCTCCTCCAGCTCTCAGCTGGAAGGGGGTGAAATCATATCAGTTTGTTGAGGGCTGCTGCTTAGTGCAAAGCCCCTGCAGCCGCAGCAGTAAATCCTCTGCCAGGCTGGGTTTGGGCAGTCcactcctccctgccctgcagctccccagctctCCCGGAGCCTCTCCACGCTCTGAGCAAAGGTGGGAGCCACAGAAGATGTGCTCTGAGCTCAGGTTTCTGAAAGGCACGAGCTTGGCCTGGAACCggagctgctcccagcctctGCCTTGGCCTGCTTTGCCTTTACCGTTCATAACCACCTTCTTCCCAGCACCATCTCAAGAAGCTGGAAGGCAGACGCTTGGACTTTGACTACAAGAAGAAGCGACAGGGCAAAATCCCCGATGAGGAACTTCGACAGGCCATGGAGAAGTTTGAAGAGTCCAAGGAAGTAGCAGAGACCAGTATGCACAACCTTCTAGAAACTGATGTGAGTGCCCGGGGGGAGCTCTGTGTTCCCGTGTACACGAGGGTGGGATCTCTCAAGGGACACACAAGTTGAACACTCATTTCCACTCTCATTCGAGCAACTGCTTGCTCTCTGAAAAGCCAGATCTGAGTGCCCAGCACATGGCTTGGTTGGCCTCTTATCCCTTTGGAAGCCACTCTTCCTGATCCAGCTCTTGGCCAGAGGAGAGGCTGTGGCTTGTGTCTTtcggggtgctgctgggggtgAGGTTGGGCGGGTAAAGCAGGTTACTTGGGAAGGACTTGAACAACTGGCAGGgcccagagagcagcaggaggtgtCCAGGCTGAGGCTTGGCCATGCCCGAGCTCTGCTGTGTGAAATCACAACCCTGCTCCTGCCGTCCCCGGGGAGCTCCCTGCGCACAGCGAGGTCTCAGCCCCCATGTGCAGTGCAGGAGCCTCCCGTCACCCAGAGGCGCTCACATGGCTGCTGTGGTTCCCCAGATCGAGCAGGTGAGCCAGCTCTCAGCCCTGGTGGACGCTCAGCTGGACTATCACCGGCAGGCAGTGCAGATCCTGGACGAGCTCGCCGAGAAGCTCAAGCGCAGGTGAGTGCTGGAGGCCCCAAACCCCGGTCTGTGGATACCTGCCTCTCCCTCTGAATcattggggttggaaaggaccttaaggctcctccagctccagcccctgccatgggcagggacaccttccactggagcaggttgctccaagcccctgtgtccaacctggccttgaacactgccagggatggggcagccacagctgctctgggcaccctgtgccagcgcctcagcaccctcacagggaagagcttctgcctcagagctcatctcaatctcccctctggcaggttaaagccattccccttgtcctgtccctacatcccttgtccaaagcccctctccaggtttcctggagcccctttaggcactggagctgctttaaGGGCTCTGTCCCCTGGTGTTAGAGCTGCTTCTTGCAACCACTAGAGCTTCAATCCAGACCTCTGCCAGGCTGGAGGGGGTGCTGCCATCTGCACAACCTGCTTTCAGTGGAAGGAACACTGTGACATCTGAAACAAACCCTCAGTGCTTGTGCCACGGGCACTGGGCTGAGCCGTGCCTCAGCCAGGGTGTGCTGCTCCCCGCGAGGCTGGAGTGGAATGTGGCAGGGGTGGAGCAGGGTGAATCCCCTTCACGCCAGGGCTCACGGCTCCTTGCACTGTGGGTGTTGAGCCTTCTGGCCAAACCCAGATGGAGTCAGAAGTTCCATCCTGCCATTGGAGCAGCTGGCTCAGATGTCACAAGCAGGACATACCTGTCACCTTCTGTCACCTGGAACTGGCTCGCCTAGAGCCTTTGTGCCATTAGTTTCGTTGTGGTTAAGGAGGGTTCCTGGACATTGGCCATCGTTGTGGCTCAGAAAGGTCCATGTCGAGGGCTCCCCATTGCTCTGGAGACCAGAAGCTGGCTGCAGCTTGGTGGGGATGACGTGGTGGCCACCGGCCAGTGGAAGAGCACCAATACCACGTCCTTAAAGGCAAGCATCTGTGTGCCTTCCCCCAGAGCCCTCCACTTCCAGCAAGCCCCACTCTGTCTAACAGCAGTCTCCTGGTGGACCTGCTGCAGATGGAGCGTTGCCACGAGTGCTCTGGAGCCAGTGAGCTGGTGAGGGGCAGACACGAGCCTGGCGCGCGCgagcagccctggagctgcctggtcctgctgctctcctgcccctGCTCGGGTGCCcgagccctgcagcagccccggGGTTGCTGCTGAGGGGCCAAGAAGCACAGAGGTGCTGTTGGAAGCCCAGCACCCCCTGCCGGGGCTGGCAGCGGTGGTGGtcttgctgctctgcctcccctCAGCAAGCATCTGCCCACCCCCTGGCCAGGGAGGGAGCGGTGGCTTCCCTGAGGCCGCCCTCTGGAGCCTGGGGCAGGGTGGACGGGCCCGGGgcagcccctctgctcctcAGGGTGCTTGGGTGCCGTGtccctgcagaagctgctgagcGGATCCTGTGTCTGGTTTGAATTCAGAGCGGGGAGGATGCTGCCAAGTGGGAGCTTTCCAAGTGCAGCACGAGTGGCCTCTGCTGGCCCGGGGTGCCTGAGGCAGCTCCATAGCAAAGCCTGGCGCATGTGGCCCTCTCTGAGGGCAAGCTCCCAAACCCTGGGCAAGATCCACCCCGAGCACAAGAGGGTTGTGTGAGTTCTTGTCCACAAACCCGTGTAGCCCCCGAGGAGAACAAATACCATGTGGATGTCATCACACTGTTCCGTATCTCAAGTTATCCCCATTTCTTCTTGCAGGATGAGGGAGGCCTCCTCGCGTCCCAAGCGGGAATACAAGCCCAAACCCAGGGAGACATATGACTTCGGAGACACCGACCAATCTAACGGGGGCTTCTCTTGCAATCCCACCCCCAAAGTCTCAGGTAAAGTTGTCCCATTGTGTGTGCACACCCAAGTGCCTCTGGAGCAGCCtcctggggatggaggggaacCACTCTGCCTGGAAACGAGGTTTCTGGTGTGCTGGCTGTACCTGAGCAAGCTGGTGGCTCTGAACACTGTCAGCAGTGCCTCTAGGCTGGGGCTGTTTTCTCCTGGGGCCCGGCAGCCTTCGTTATATTGGTTTTGGGGATGTCCCAGTGGAGTCTCCAGCCTCGCCTGTAGTGCCCAGCCAAGTGGCAGCCAGGAAAACTGAAGCATCTCTTGCTCCCTCCCTGTCTTCCATCACTGCATTCATCCCTCCCTGGTCCCAGCGAGACAGGCGGGTTCCTAACACAGCATGTGGGCCGCCCTGTTTGTCCTAACAGCTCCTCCCTTTGGGCCctgcctttccctctctccagTTCACGTTGGTTTAAGCATGTCTCTTTTTGTTTGGAAGcagcttcctcctctttccGATCCAACAAGCCGTCCCGGGCCTCCGTCAGGAGTATCCGTGAGTTTCCTTCCTGTGCACTGCATGTGTGTGACcatctctccccatccctcctcgCTCCTCCTgccgtgctgctgctgctgctgctgctgcttggagccGCTAATACCCCCGTGCTGAGCCTGGCCAGCACAACAGCAAAGCTGAGCCCAGCCTCGAGCTGAGCCTCCAGTGAAACCAGCCACGTTACATTGGGATTGACCACCCCAAAGCTGGGGCTTTGCTcgcctggaggagctgcagcagctctcatcACACAGGCACGTCCTGCCTGGGGCCACAGGGAGCAGATGCTCTGCCACGAGGTGTCCGACATCTCGAGGGTCGCTCTGTTGTGGGTACAAGCACCCAGCCTGGATCGCTCCCACTCCTGCTGCCCATCCCTACCCCACTGCTGAAggctggagggagcagggagagcctCGGCACGCTGAGCAGGTTCTGTGCTGTGTGGTCCCAGCAAGGAGCGCCCGGAGGGCTTGTGGGGTGATGTGGGGTCTGTGGGGCAGCGCTCCTGCTGAAGGGACCCGTTGGGCTCTGTGCCTCAGAGCCGTTGTGGTGGGGAAGGCTTGTGGTGGAGCAGCACAGGGGCAGGAGGGCTCGTGGAGCCTGGCGCAGGGGAAGCGCTGTGGTGGTGGGAccagcctggtgctggggaaggtgtCTCAAAGCCACTTGCTTGGCTGCTGCTTCGGGTGTTCTCCGAGTTCTCTTCCAGTGCTCAGCCCCTTCTTGCTGTGGCTGTTCAGCAGAGGGGTGCTGGTTGCCTTGGTGCTGTTCCCCGTACCCCGGTGTGTGCACTGAGCCGCGGGGAGGGGAATGGGGGCCCTGCGCACCCGGCTGGTCTCTCTTAGCTCAGCCCCTTCTCAGTAGGACCCCTGCACCCACAGAGCCCATCCTGGGCTAGTGCAGGggcagagcaagcagcagcctTCCCTTTGCAGGCTGCTTAAATCATGGAGCTGAGACAGGGAAAGAGCCGGGGGTTTGCTCCCCATTCCTGGGGGTCTCGCAGGCAGCACTGAGCTGGATCTGAAACCCCGTGCCCAGGGAGGTAGTCACAGACCTCTCCAACCCATCATCCTCAGGCTGGGGTGACCCCCTAAAGCAGAGGGACCCCCAGGGTCCTCTGCCACCACCTACTGATAACCCCATCTTCAACTATCGGACTGCACAGtgggctttaacctgccagaggggagactgagatgagctctggggcagaagctcttccctgtgagggtgctgaggcgctggcacagggtgcccagagaagctgtggctgccccatccctggcagtgttcaaggccaggttggacacaggggcttggagcaacctgctctagtggaaggtgcccctgcccggggcaggggttggagctggaggagctttaaggtcccttcaacccaaagcaGGCTGGGATCTCTCACCTCTGGAGGAATAACGTGGCTTTTCACCACAgtgaggaggaggtgggtgctggaggcagggctctgctctgggaCAAGGTGCTGAAGGCACCGGAGAGCTGAGAGCGAGGAGTTCAACCCGAGTTAAAGCTTTACGGTGGCGGGGGCAGCCCGGGGCAGGGCAGAGCCGGGTTGTGGACCCAGTCGTGCGAGAGCCGCGGTGccgctgctgctggagctgccggTGCCGGCGGGGGCTGTGCGGGGGCTCCAGCTCACCTCAGCCCCCGTCCCTCCCCGCAGCCCCCCTggaccagccctgctgcaaggCTCTGTACGACTTCGAGCCCGAGAACGACGGCGAGCTGGGCTTCAAGGAAGGAGACATCA includes the following:
- the SH3GL1 gene encoding endophilin-A2 isoform X3, whose protein sequence is MSVAGLKKQFYKASQLVSEKVGGAEGTKLDDDFKEMEKKVDLTSKAVTEVLTRTIEYLQPNPASRAKLTMLNTMSKIRGQVKNPGYPQSEGLLGESMIRYGKELGEDSNFGDALLDAGESMKRLAEVKDSLDIEVKQNFIDPLQNLCDKDLKEIQHHLKKLEGRRLDFDYKKKRQGKIPDEELRQAMEKFEESKEVAETSMHNLLETDIEQVSQLSALVDAQLDYHRQAVQILDELAEKLKRRMREASSRPKREYKPKPRETYDFGDTDQSNGGFSCNPTPKVSAPLDQPCCKALYDFEPENDGELGFKEGDIITLTNQIDENWYEGMINGQSGFFPLNYVEVLVPLPQ
- the SH3GL1 gene encoding endophilin-A2 isoform X1; the encoded protein is MSVAGLKKQFYKASQLVSEKVGGAEGTKLDDDFKEMEKKVDLTSKAVTEVLTRTIEYLQPNPASRAKLTMLNTMSKIRGQVKNPGYPQSEGLLGESMIRYGKELGEDSNFGDALLDAGESMKRLAEVKDSLDIEVKQNFIDPLQNLCDKDLKEIQHHLKKLEGRRLDFDYKKKRQGKIPDEELRQAMEKFEESKEVAETSMHNLLETDIEQVSQLSALVDAQLDYHRQAVQILDELAEKLKRRMREASSRPKREYKPKPRETYDFGDTDQSNGGFSCNPTPKVSAASSSFRSNKPSRASVRSIPPLDQPCCKALYDFEPENDGELGFKEGDIITLTNQIDENWYEGMINGQSGFFPLNYVEVLVPLPQ
- the SH3GL1 gene encoding endophilin-A2 isoform X2 is translated as MSVAGLKKQFYKASQLVSEKVGGAEGTKLDDDFKEMEKKVDLTSKAVTEVLTRTIEYLQPNPASRAKLTMLNTMSKIRGQVKNPGYPQSEGLLGESMIRYGKELGEDSNFGDALLDAGESMKRLAEVKDSLDIEVKQNFIDPLQNLCDKDLKEIQHHLKKLEGRRLDFDYKKKRQGKIPDEELRQAMEKFEESKEVAETSMHNLLETDIEQVSQLSALVDAQLDYHRQAVQILDELAEKLKRRMREASSRPKREYKPKPRETYDFGDTDQSNGGFSCNPTPKVSASSSFRSNKPSRASVRSIPPLDQPCCKALYDFEPENDGELGFKEGDIITLTNQIDENWYEGMINGQSGFFPLNYVEVLVPLPQ